In a single window of the Hoyosella subflava DQS3-9A1 genome:
- the thiD gene encoding bifunctional hydroxymethylpyrimidine kinase/phosphomethylpyrimidine kinase codes for MDWLLPVSKPGETPVRALTIAGSDSGGGAGIQADMRTMALCGVHGCVAVAAITVQNSVGVTGVHEIPPETVAAQIRSVVTDISVGAAKTGMLSSAPIIEAVVAECADLGIGNTSKGQEIPLVVDPVAASMHGDPLLRSDALEALRDLLIPQATIVTPNLDEVRLLTGINVVDSETQAHAAEKLLELGAEWALIKGGHLRSSAESRDLLTNGTERHELTSYRVQTGHDHGGGDTLAAATACALAHGYSVPGAVTFAKRWVTKCLESAYPLGAGHGPVSPLWRLLPLDS; via the coding sequence ATGGACTGGCTGCTCCCTGTAAGTAAGCCTGGCGAAACGCCCGTGCGCGCCCTCACCATCGCCGGATCTGACTCCGGCGGTGGTGCGGGCATTCAGGCTGACATGCGCACAATGGCGTTGTGCGGGGTGCACGGATGTGTTGCCGTAGCGGCGATAACCGTGCAGAACTCTGTCGGTGTCACAGGTGTCCACGAAATCCCGCCGGAGACTGTTGCCGCCCAGATCCGATCTGTGGTGACGGATATCAGTGTCGGTGCCGCCAAAACAGGAATGCTGTCATCCGCGCCGATCATCGAAGCGGTAGTCGCCGAGTGCGCGGACCTCGGCATCGGAAATACAAGCAAAGGGCAGGAGATACCCCTCGTCGTCGATCCGGTTGCTGCCTCTATGCACGGCGACCCATTGCTCCGTTCGGATGCTCTCGAAGCGCTGCGCGACTTGCTGATTCCCCAGGCCACCATCGTCACGCCCAACCTCGACGAGGTTCGGCTCCTCACCGGGATCAACGTAGTTGATAGTGAAACGCAAGCGCACGCCGCGGAGAAACTCCTCGAACTGGGTGCCGAATGGGCGCTCATCAAGGGTGGTCACCTTCGTTCGTCGGCGGAGAGCCGTGACCTGCTGACGAACGGCACCGAACGGCACGAACTGACCAGCTACCGTGTGCAAACCGGACACGACCATGGGGGCGGCGACACTCTCGCCGCCGCGACTGCGTGCGCGCTTGCCCACGGCTACTCGGTCCCCGGAGCGGTGACATTCGCGAAGCGGTGGGTCACGAAGTGCCTCGAATCCGCCTACCCCCTCGGGGCAGGCCATGGGCCAGTTTCACCGCTATGGCGCCTGCTCCCACTCGACAGCTAA
- the thiC gene encoding phosphomethylpyrimidine synthase ThiC produces MSKNSATTIVVDTVTTGPIEGSSKVYKPVPETKSLTFPMRRVHLTNGDHLDLYDTSGPYTDTTALIDLENGLPKQRDNWAKPAPVDGASTQLAWARAGIITDEMRYIAARESVAPEMVRDEVAAGRAVICANHKHPEIEPMIIGKAFGVKINANIGNSAVSSGIAEEVEKMVWATRWGADTIMDLSTGKDIHETREWILRNSPVPVGTVPIYQALEKVKGDPTKLTWEMYRDTVIEQCEQGVDYMTVHAGVLLRYIPLTAKRVTGIVSRGGSIMAAWCLAHHRESFLYTHFRELCEILRTYDVTFSLGDGLRPGSIADANDEAQFAELRTLGELTKIAKSYGVQVMIEGPGHVPMHKIAENVRLEEELCEEAPFYTLGPLATDIAPAYDHITSAIGAAMIAQAGTAMLCYVTPKEHLGLPNRDDVKQGVIAYKIAAHSADLAKGHPRAQERDDALSKARFEFRWVDQFNLSLDPDTAREYHDETLPAEPAKTAHFCSMCGPKFCSMRISQDVRDYAEQNGLATQEDIDRVIAEGMAEKSAEFAEHGNQVYLPLTSR; encoded by the coding sequence TTGTCGAAGAATTCTGCCACCACCATTGTTGTCGACACTGTCACCACTGGCCCGATCGAGGGCAGCAGCAAGGTCTACAAGCCAGTACCGGAAACGAAGAGCCTCACGTTTCCCATGCGCCGAGTACACCTGACCAACGGTGACCATCTTGACCTGTACGACACGTCGGGGCCGTACACGGATACCACCGCACTGATCGATCTTGAAAACGGTCTGCCAAAGCAGCGGGACAACTGGGCCAAGCCTGCCCCTGTTGATGGCGCGTCCACGCAACTCGCGTGGGCCCGCGCCGGGATCATCACCGACGAGATGCGCTACATCGCGGCCCGCGAAAGCGTTGCACCAGAGATGGTCCGCGATGAGGTCGCTGCAGGCCGCGCGGTAATCTGCGCCAACCACAAACACCCGGAAATCGAGCCGATGATCATCGGCAAGGCCTTCGGCGTGAAGATCAATGCGAATATCGGCAACTCCGCCGTGAGTTCCGGCATCGCCGAAGAGGTCGAGAAAATGGTGTGGGCGACCCGCTGGGGCGCTGACACCATCATGGATCTCTCCACCGGCAAGGACATTCACGAGACTCGCGAGTGGATCCTGCGCAATTCACCCGTGCCGGTTGGGACAGTACCGATCTATCAGGCCCTCGAGAAAGTCAAGGGCGATCCTACGAAGCTCACCTGGGAGATGTACCGGGACACTGTGATCGAACAGTGCGAGCAGGGCGTCGACTACATGACCGTGCACGCGGGTGTGCTGCTTCGCTACATTCCACTGACGGCAAAGCGAGTCACCGGCATCGTCTCACGCGGCGGTTCGATTATGGCCGCGTGGTGCCTCGCTCATCACAGGGAGTCGTTCCTCTACACGCACTTTCGCGAGCTGTGCGAAATCCTCCGCACGTACGACGTGACGTTCTCGCTTGGCGATGGCCTTCGGCCTGGTTCGATCGCCGATGCCAACGACGAAGCTCAGTTCGCTGAACTGCGCACGCTGGGCGAGTTGACGAAGATTGCGAAGTCGTACGGTGTTCAGGTCATGATCGAGGGGCCCGGACACGTGCCGATGCACAAGATCGCGGAGAATGTCCGGCTCGAAGAGGAACTTTGCGAGGAGGCGCCCTTTTATACGCTGGGACCGCTCGCAACCGATATCGCACCCGCCTACGACCACATCACGTCGGCCATTGGTGCTGCGATGATTGCTCAGGCCGGTACCGCCATGCTGTGCTACGTCACACCGAAGGAGCATCTCGGGCTGCCTAATCGTGATGACGTGAAACAGGGCGTCATTGCGTACAAGATCGCGGCACATTCAGCGGATCTGGCGAAAGGCCATCCCCGCGCGCAAGAACGGGATGACGCGCTATCCAAGGCGCGGTTCGAGTTTCGCTGGGTTGATCAGTTCAACCTGTCGCTGGACCCGGACACCGCTCGCGAGTACCACGATGAGACGCTCCCCGCGGAGCCCGCGAAAACTGCACATTTCTGTTCGATGTGCGGGCCGAAGTTCTGCTCCATGCGCATCAGTCAGGATGTTCGCGATTACGCCGAACAGAATGGCCTCGCCACGCAAGAAGACATCGACCGTGTGATCGCGGAAGGCATGGCTGAGAAATCCGCCGAGTTCGCGGAACATGGCAATCAGGTGTACTTGCCGCTCACGTCTCGCTAG
- a CDS encoding GNAT family N-acetyltransferase: MSANRDPVGSCHYNTQRTGGAMAASEHSIEVLDNQSRSRYEIWVDGVLAGIEGYEIADDGVITLLHTIIDEDFSRQGYARAMVRGILDGMRARQQQLRPLCTYVQRFLTRFPEYQDLTAPLPEGAAHRVP, translated from the coding sequence ATGAGCGCGAATCGCGATCCGGTGGGAAGCTGTCACTACAACACTCAACGTACGGGAGGCGCGATGGCAGCTAGCGAACACTCCATTGAGGTGCTCGATAACCAGTCCCGGTCACGGTATGAGATCTGGGTGGACGGCGTGCTCGCGGGAATCGAAGGGTACGAAATCGCAGATGACGGCGTGATCACCCTGCTCCACACCATCATCGACGAGGACTTCAGCCGCCAGGGTTACGCGCGCGCGATGGTGCGCGGCATCCTCGATGGCATGCGTGCCCGCCAGCAGCAACTCCGCCCGCTGTGCACCTATGTGCAGCGCTTCCTTACCCGGTTCCCGGAGTATCAGGATCTGACCGCGCCACTGCCCGAGGGGGCCGCACACCGCGTTCCGTGA
- a CDS encoding exodeoxyribonuclease III — protein sequence MRIATWNVNSARARIDRITSWLSRSDVDVLAIQETKCRDDQFPALAFEEIGYEVAHHGTNQWNGVAIASRVGLSRLQIGFPGQPAFRDQLEPRAIGADCGGVTVWSLYVPNGRTLDDPHYEYKLRWLDALWDASASWLDASADRPLALVGDWNIAPLDEDVWDMAVFGNSTHVSDPERKAYQRFADLGFSDAVRPFTPGPGVYTYWDYTQLRFPRREGMRIDHMLVSSATHVTGGRIDRDERKGKGASDHAPVIMDVAVQ from the coding sequence ATGCGAATCGCCACCTGGAACGTCAACTCTGCGCGAGCACGTATCGACCGAATCACCTCATGGCTCTCCCGAAGCGACGTCGATGTGCTCGCCATCCAGGAAACAAAGTGCCGTGATGACCAATTCCCCGCCCTGGCATTCGAAGAAATCGGCTACGAGGTAGCCCACCACGGCACGAATCAGTGGAATGGCGTCGCCATCGCCTCTCGCGTCGGACTCTCCAGGCTGCAGATCGGCTTCCCCGGCCAGCCCGCCTTTCGCGACCAGCTTGAGCCACGTGCGATCGGCGCCGACTGTGGCGGCGTCACGGTGTGGAGCTTGTATGTGCCGAACGGCCGGACACTCGATGACCCGCACTACGAGTACAAACTGCGCTGGCTCGATGCGCTGTGGGATGCGAGCGCGAGCTGGCTCGATGCCAGCGCTGATAGGCCGCTGGCACTCGTCGGTGACTGGAACATCGCTCCCCTGGATGAGGACGTGTGGGACATGGCCGTTTTCGGCAACTCGACGCACGTCTCGGACCCTGAGCGGAAGGCTTACCAGCGCTTCGCCGACCTGGGGTTCAGCGATGCGGTCCGTCCGTTCACGCCGGGACCTGGTGTCTACACCTATTGGGACTACACCCAGCTGCGGTTCCCCCGCCGGGAGGGCATGCGTATCGATCACATGCTGGTGTCGTCAGCAACGCATGTCACGGGCGGCCGGATCGACCGCGACGAGCGTAAGGGCAAAGGCGCGAGTGATCATGCCCCCGTCATCATGGACGTTGCGGTGCAGTAA
- a CDS encoding peptide deformylase — translation MAIHPIRVVGDPVLHAPTRIVEQPPQELADLVQDMYDTMAAAHGVGLAANQIGVDLRVFVYDCPDRDEDGTVVRRTGEVINPVLETSEIPETMPDPEDDLEGCLSVPGEQFPTGRAAWARVTGVDVQGNPVDVEGTGLFARCLQHEVGHLDGFLYVDRLIGRNARAAKKTIKKNGWGVPGLSWTPGTVPDPFGHDD, via the coding sequence ATGGCAATCCACCCGATCCGCGTCGTCGGCGATCCGGTCCTCCACGCACCGACCAGAATTGTCGAACAGCCACCGCAAGAGCTGGCCGATCTCGTACAGGATATGTACGACACGATGGCCGCGGCGCATGGTGTCGGCCTGGCAGCTAACCAGATCGGCGTCGACCTTCGTGTCTTCGTCTATGACTGCCCCGACCGCGACGAAGACGGGACCGTAGTGCGCCGCACCGGTGAGGTCATCAATCCCGTGCTCGAGACATCAGAAATACCCGAAACAATGCCTGATCCTGAGGATGACCTCGAGGGATGCCTCTCGGTTCCCGGCGAGCAGTTCCCCACGGGACGCGCAGCCTGGGCGCGAGTCACTGGCGTCGATGTTCAGGGCAATCCCGTCGATGTCGAGGGGACCGGGCTGTTCGCTCGCTGCCTGCAGCACGAGGTCGGACACCTTGACGGCTTCCTCTACGTGGACCGGCTCATCGGGCGCAACGCACGCGCCGCGAAAAAGACCATCAAAAAGAACGGCTGGGGCGTGCCAGGGCTGTCCTGGACGCCAGGCACCGTTCCCGACCCGTTTGGACACGACGACTGA
- a CDS encoding DUF3263 domain-containing protein — MESAAARAGQPAQEPHGSLEAPAPDLAIDDDSGLSRRERDILAFERQWWKYAGAKEEAIKNLFGLSATRYYQVLNALIDRPEALSADPMLVKRLRRLRAGRQKARAARRLGFRTT; from the coding sequence ATGGAAAGCGCAGCAGCGCGAGCCGGGCAGCCAGCGCAGGAACCGCACGGATCACTTGAGGCGCCTGCACCAGATCTCGCGATTGACGACGATTCGGGCCTGTCCCGGCGAGAGCGGGACATCCTTGCGTTCGAGCGGCAGTGGTGGAAGTATGCGGGCGCCAAGGAAGAAGCGATCAAGAACCTCTTCGGATTGTCGGCGACGCGCTACTACCAGGTGCTGAATGCGCTGATCGACCGGCCCGAGGCGCTGAGCGCGGACCCGATGCTCGTGAAGCGGCTCCGGAGATTACGTGCGGGTCGCCAGAAGGCCCGCGCGGCGCGCCGCTTGGGCTTCAGGACCACGTAG
- a CDS encoding LytR C-terminal domain-containing protein, with product MSTPRPDVNRLPLRSFAFMLLSAAVVFIAIGVFVLRDASADSEPQASAPLAATTTTAAPTTTAEPTPEPTPEETTTLAPPPVPAVQVHVLNNSTVQGLAGQTADTLRGSGWQVGNTGNYSASVVGGTTVYYGDAPGEQQVAERVAATLGASTAPRFAGISDQPPGVVVILTG from the coding sequence GTGAGTACCCCACGCCCTGATGTGAATCGACTGCCGTTGCGGTCATTCGCATTCATGTTGCTGTCCGCGGCAGTCGTGTTCATTGCCATCGGTGTATTTGTTCTGCGCGATGCCAGCGCCGATTCGGAGCCGCAGGCTAGTGCGCCGCTGGCGGCGACGACGACAACTGCAGCGCCCACCACGACAGCAGAGCCGACGCCCGAACCCACTCCGGAGGAAACCACGACTCTCGCGCCGCCGCCGGTGCCTGCTGTGCAGGTCCACGTGCTGAACAACAGCACAGTCCAGGGTCTCGCCGGCCAGACTGCAGATACGCTGCGCGGTTCGGGCTGGCAGGTCGGCAACACCGGCAATTACAGTGCGAGTGTTGTCGGTGGAACGACCGTCTACTACGGCGATGCGCCCGGCGAACAGCAGGTCGCCGAGCGGGTCGCGGCGACGCTTGGGGCGTCGACAGCTCCGCGGTTCGCCGGCATATCAGATCAGCCTCCCGGCGTCGTTGTGATCCTCACGGGATAG
- a CDS encoding superoxide dismutase family protein, with the protein MASQVRRTLHGRGVSWRNPGVAAAAVAAGALIISGCAAPYEAPSTMTEEVPPPPVWTGEPEPVDFHEDEDEHGDESSSPGRTLEAQLALADGTEIGLVTFSETEDFLRIRAVIQADPDDLSPGFKGFHIHEVGACEAEDGEDAFTSAGGHLDLEGATHEGTGASGDLVSIQILENGRAELVTLTDRVTVDDLLIGDGTSVIVHEGPDNFANIPDRYEHAEGDDVPDEQTLATGDAGARAACGVIEVSS; encoded by the coding sequence ATGGCCTCACAGGTACGGCGGACACTCCACGGTCGGGGAGTATCGTGGCGGAACCCGGGAGTGGCTGCGGCGGCAGTCGCGGCGGGCGCGCTCATTATCAGTGGGTGCGCGGCTCCGTACGAGGCGCCGAGCACCATGACTGAAGAAGTGCCGCCACCGCCGGTCTGGACCGGAGAGCCCGAGCCGGTTGACTTCCATGAGGATGAAGATGAGCACGGCGATGAATCCTCCTCGCCGGGCAGGACTCTGGAAGCACAGCTTGCGCTGGCAGACGGTACCGAGATCGGCCTGGTCACGTTTTCGGAGACAGAGGATTTCCTCCGGATCCGCGCTGTGATTCAGGCTGATCCAGATGACCTGAGTCCCGGATTCAAGGGCTTCCACATTCACGAAGTCGGGGCGTGCGAGGCGGAAGACGGGGAAGATGCCTTCACGTCCGCTGGCGGCCATCTCGACCTCGAGGGTGCGACCCACGAAGGTACCGGGGCTAGCGGCGACCTCGTCTCCATCCAGATCCTCGAGAATGGTCGCGCTGAGCTTGTCACGCTCACGGACCGCGTCACTGTCGATGATCTCCTCATCGGTGATGGGACGTCGGTCATCGTGCACGAGGGACCTGACAACTTTGCCAACATCCCAGACCGCTACGAGCACGCTGAGGGTGACGACGTACCCGACGAGCAGACACTCGCCACTGGAGATGCTGGCGCGCGCGCTGCCTGTGGTGTGATCGAGGTAAGTAGCTAA
- a CDS encoding glutamate--cysteine ligase, whose protein sequence is MEIPFSGSPRPTLGVEWELAIVNRDDRDLVNAAEAVLEDLAERHGIDSTQASSPVHKEFLRNTVELVTGICNTVDEAMADISRSLKAVIAAGDRLGVDFFCAGSHPFAHWTDDMLTDKPNYVEIINRNQYWGRQLLIWGVHVHVGVSHADKVFPILNALLMKYPHLLALSGSSPIWDSKDTGYASTRALLFQQLPTAGLPFQFETWREFERFAGDQMKTGIIESLGGLHWDIRPAPSLGTIEVRVCDGIPTLRELAALTSLIHCLVVDLDRRLEAGEDLPSMPPWLVQENKWRAARYGLEAEVILDRECREQLVTDDLTVMLERLEPIARHLECADELADVADIPRIGASYQRQRRIASQGGSWASIVDSLVSELRGGVAISRRDSVPSDQL, encoded by the coding sequence GTGGAGATTCCGTTCAGCGGTTCACCCCGTCCCACGCTCGGAGTCGAGTGGGAGCTTGCGATCGTCAACCGAGACGACCGCGATCTTGTGAATGCCGCTGAAGCGGTGCTCGAGGACCTGGCTGAACGGCACGGTATCGACAGCACTCAGGCGTCGTCACCGGTGCACAAAGAGTTTCTCCGCAACACAGTCGAATTGGTCACCGGTATCTGCAACACCGTTGACGAAGCGATGGCAGACATTTCGCGGTCCTTGAAGGCAGTGATCGCCGCGGGCGACCGGCTCGGTGTGGACTTCTTCTGCGCGGGCAGTCACCCGTTCGCGCACTGGACCGACGACATGCTGACGGACAAGCCGAACTACGTCGAGATCATCAATAGGAACCAGTATTGGGGCCGGCAACTGCTCATCTGGGGTGTTCATGTGCATGTGGGGGTCTCACACGCAGACAAGGTATTCCCGATCCTCAACGCGCTGCTGATGAAGTACCCGCACTTGCTCGCCCTTTCGGGTTCCTCACCCATCTGGGACTCGAAGGACACCGGTTACGCGAGCACCCGCGCCTTGCTCTTTCAGCAGCTTCCCACAGCGGGGCTGCCGTTCCAGTTCGAGACGTGGCGTGAGTTCGAGCGCTTCGCTGGCGACCAGATGAAAACAGGGATCATCGAGTCGCTCGGTGGACTTCACTGGGATATCAGGCCAGCACCATCGTTGGGGACCATCGAGGTGCGAGTCTGCGACGGGATCCCGACGCTCCGTGAACTCGCAGCACTCACCTCGCTTATCCACTGTCTTGTCGTCGACCTTGACCGTCGACTGGAGGCGGGAGAGGATCTGCCCTCGATGCCACCGTGGCTCGTACAGGAAAACAAGTGGCGGGCTGCGCGATATGGCCTGGAAGCTGAGGTCATTCTGGATCGCGAATGCAGGGAGCAACTCGTCACTGACGATCTCACAGTGATGCTGGAGCGACTCGAGCCAATCGCCCGGCATCTGGAGTGCGCGGACGAGTTGGCCGATGTGGCAGATATCCCGCGGATCGGTGCTTCATATCAACGGCAGCGCCGGATCGCCAGCCAGGGTGGGAGCTGGGCCTCGATCGTGGACTCTCTCGTCAGCGAGTTACGCGGCGGGGTGGCGATCAGTCGTCGCGATTCGGTTCCATCTGATCAATTGTGA
- the mnhG gene encoding monovalent cation/H(+) antiporter subunit G, producing the protein MIIDIIVATLLLAGCGLALIAAIGVVRFPDTLTRMHAATKPQILSVILVLSAAGIRLWGSVDVGMLFLAILFAGLTVPVVAHRVGRLAYREQLYRKDLITIDQMEPNRDD; encoded by the coding sequence ATGATCATCGACATCATCGTCGCGACACTGCTCCTCGCGGGCTGTGGCCTTGCCCTGATCGCCGCCATCGGTGTTGTGCGTTTTCCGGACACTCTGACGCGTATGCACGCCGCGACGAAGCCTCAAATCCTCAGCGTCATCCTCGTCCTGAGCGCAGCCGGAATCAGGCTGTGGGGTTCGGTTGACGTCGGGATGCTTTTCCTTGCGATACTCTTCGCCGGCCTCACGGTGCCGGTAGTCGCACACCGCGTCGGACGGCTCGCGTATCGCGAGCAGCTCTATCGCAAAGATCTCATCACAATTGATCAGATGGAACCGAATCGCGACGACTGA
- a CDS encoding monovalent cation/H+ antiporter complex subunit F has product MNIVFLVCGAMLVAASMITTYRLVAGPNSLDRLVAVDMLVALCLCGLAAWAAYSRDTTVVSAVVALALLGFIGSISITRYRVSDTETGTSGP; this is encoded by the coding sequence ATGAACATCGTGTTCCTGGTCTGCGGGGCCATGCTCGTAGCGGCGAGCATGATCACAACGTACCGTCTGGTCGCGGGACCGAACTCACTTGACCGGCTGGTGGCCGTGGACATGCTAGTCGCACTCTGCTTGTGTGGACTTGCTGCCTGGGCGGCATATTCCCGCGACACCACAGTCGTGTCTGCTGTGGTCGCGCTCGCTCTGCTCGGGTTCATCGGTTCGATTTCGATCACCCGGTACCGCGTGTCTGATACCGAGACGGGAACGAGCGGCCCATGA
- a CDS encoding Na+/H+ antiporter subunit E — protein MIRTALLRISGVLWLAGIWVLLWGTVSLGNVLSGILIGLAVVYLLPLPRIPIGGRLHPISFLILNAVVAFMLVRATLQVTWITIRPGPPPNSAILKRRVDVRSDLVLTLIVDALSLIPGSLVLQVDKVQRVVFVHVIDISDKRAIAKFHKDTDRLVRWFVRAFERRDEWRDITSNASMGREEL, from the coding sequence TTGATACGCACTGCGCTGCTGCGAATATCCGGCGTTCTCTGGCTAGCTGGCATCTGGGTGTTGCTGTGGGGAACAGTGTCGCTCGGCAATGTTCTCTCGGGGATTCTCATCGGCCTGGCTGTCGTGTACCTGCTGCCGCTGCCGCGGATTCCGATTGGCGGGCGCTTGCACCCTATTTCCTTCCTCATCCTCAACGCCGTTGTCGCGTTCATGCTGGTGCGCGCGACGTTGCAGGTCACCTGGATCACGATTCGGCCCGGCCCGCCACCGAACAGCGCCATTTTGAAGCGGCGGGTGGATGTGCGATCCGACCTTGTTCTCACGCTCATCGTCGATGCACTGAGTCTTATCCCTGGCAGTCTCGTCCTACAGGTCGACAAGGTGCAGCGAGTGGTCTTTGTACACGTCATCGATATTTCCGACAAACGCGCGATTGCCAAGTTCCACAAAGACACTGATCGGCTGGTCCGCTGGTTCGTGCGAGCCTTCGAGCGCCGTGACGAGTGGCGGGACATCACCTCGAATGCGTCAATGGGGCGGGAGGAACTATGA
- a CDS encoding Na+/H+ antiporter subunit D, which yields MLNESIAPALIPLPVLLPLLGAAAALFFSRHYRVQRYITLAVLSSVFVVAAMLMYLTDQYGTHVVQVGEWGAPVGISLVADRLSALMLLISSAVLLAVLIYSVGQGIRDGHHQQPVSIFAPTYLALTAGICNAFLAGDLFNLYVGFEILLAASFVLLTIGVSKERVRAGITYVLVSMVSSIIFLIGIAFAYAATGTLNLAHMAVRMQDVPEGTSTAIFAVLLVAFGVKAAVFPLYGWLPDSYPTAPAPVTAVFAGLLTKVGIYAIIRTHTLVFPGGLLDDVLLVAALLTMLIGILGAIAQSDIKRLLSFTLVSHIGYMLFGIALSSSLGLAGAIFYAAHHIIVQTTLFLVVGLIERQAGSASLRRLGGLAKASPLLALIFFVPALNLGGIPPFSGFIGKVALVQAGADDASLLAWILVAGGIVTSLLTLYVVARIWTKAFWRDRADAPEGHLVASRPTALVDDAFDVPYGERADVGRMPALMVAPTAGLAVLGLTLTLLAGPFFAYSNRAAENLRERTDYISTVLDVDPEVLQGLDTPISGTDALGGDR from the coding sequence ATGCTGAACGAATCGATCGCTCCGGCCCTCATCCCGCTGCCCGTACTGCTGCCGCTTCTTGGCGCGGCCGCCGCCCTGTTCTTCAGCCGCCACTATCGGGTGCAGCGATACATCACGCTCGCCGTGCTGAGTTCAGTTTTCGTGGTGGCAGCGATGCTGATGTACCTCACAGACCAGTACGGCACCCATGTCGTTCAGGTCGGCGAGTGGGGCGCGCCGGTAGGCATATCGCTCGTCGCGGACCGGCTTTCGGCGCTGATGCTGCTGATCTCTTCAGCGGTGCTGCTTGCGGTCCTCATCTATTCCGTCGGGCAAGGTATTCGCGACGGCCACCATCAACAGCCCGTATCGATTTTCGCTCCGACGTATCTGGCGCTGACCGCAGGTATTTGCAACGCATTCCTCGCGGGCGACTTGTTCAACCTCTACGTAGGGTTTGAAATCTTGCTCGCCGCGAGCTTCGTGCTGCTTACGATCGGTGTCAGCAAGGAACGTGTCCGCGCAGGTATCACCTACGTGCTTGTTTCGATGGTGTCCTCGATCATTTTCCTCATCGGGATCGCGTTCGCGTACGCGGCCACAGGCACCCTGAACCTCGCGCACATGGCTGTACGGATGCAGGACGTGCCGGAAGGCACCAGCACCGCAATCTTCGCGGTCCTGCTCGTCGCTTTCGGTGTCAAAGCAGCCGTCTTTCCGCTGTACGGCTGGCTCCCGGACTCCTACCCCACCGCGCCAGCCCCGGTGACCGCGGTGTTCGCGGGTTTGCTGACCAAAGTGGGTATTTACGCGATCATCCGCACCCACACTCTCGTGTTCCCCGGCGGGCTGCTCGATGATGTACTGCTCGTGGCGGCGCTTCTTACCATGCTTATCGGCATCCTCGGAGCAATCGCGCAGTCCGATATCAAACGCCTTCTGTCGTTTACTCTCGTCAGCCACATCGGGTACATGCTGTTCGGAATCGCATTGTCCTCGAGTCTGGGGCTAGCAGGCGCGATCTTCTACGCAGCGCACCACATCATCGTCCAGACCACCCTGTTCCTGGTGGTCGGACTGATAGAACGGCAGGCTGGTTCCGCGTCGCTGCGCCGACTGGGTGGCCTCGCCAAAGCGAGCCCACTGCTCGCGCTGATCTTCTTCGTGCCCGCACTGAACCTGGGCGGTATCCCACCGTTCAGTGGTTTCATTGGGAAGGTGGCACTCGTCCAGGCAGGTGCTGACGATGCGAGCTTGTTGGCCTGGATACTTGTCGCCGGCGGTATCGTCACCAGCCTGCTGACTCTTTACGTGGTTGCACGCATCTGGACGAAAGCGTTCTGGCGGGACCGCGCGGACGCACCGGAAGGCCACCTCGTCGCTTCCCGGCCTACCGCCCTCGTTGACGATGCGTTCGACGTCCCTTACGGCGAGCGCGCTGATGTGGGACGCATGCCCGCGCTCATGGTCGCGCCGACTGCAGGACTAGCCGTTCTCGGGCTGACGCTCACGCTGCTCGCCGGACCGTTCTTCGCATACTCCAATCGTGCCGCCGAGAACCTGCGTGAACGCACGGATTACATCAGCACCGTTCTTGACGTCGACCCCGAGGTACTCCAAGGCCTTGACACACCGATAAGCGGGACTGACGCCCTCGGAGGTGACCGTTGA
- a CDS encoding Na(+)/H(+) antiporter subunit C produces MSLTTSFGMLLIVGILFGCGVYLVLERTILKMLLGLLLLTNAVNLLIINMGGLSGAPPIIGRESAEHGEMADPLVQALILTAIVIGMGLAAFVIALIYRSFTLQTVDDVDDDTEDVRVAHRTRIEAPDYEPEPETPPSPEGPYGPPVDGSDSDFDESERRANGKTQRGDS; encoded by the coding sequence ATGAGCTTGACCACTAGCTTTGGAATGCTCCTCATCGTCGGCATCCTGTTTGGCTGCGGCGTCTACCTGGTTCTCGAACGCACTATCCTGAAGATGCTGCTCGGGCTGCTTCTTCTGACCAACGCCGTCAACCTGCTGATCATCAACATGGGCGGCCTGTCTGGTGCACCGCCCATCATTGGCAGAGAGTCGGCCGAACATGGCGAGATGGCGGATCCCCTGGTGCAGGCCCTTATTCTGACAGCCATCGTCATCGGAATGGGACTTGCCGCGTTTGTGATCGCGCTGATCTACCGGTCGTTCACCCTCCAGACCGTGGACGATGTCGACGACGACACCGAAGACGTCCGCGTCGCGCACCGGACCCGCATTGAAGCGCCCGACTACGAACCGGAACCCGAAACACCACCATCGCCCGAAGGCCCCTACGGCCCTCCCGTGGACGGTTCCGACTCTGATTTCGACGAATCGGAGCGCCGCGCCAACGGCAAGACACAGCGCGGTGACAGCTGA